A genomic segment from Candidatus Desulfatibia profunda encodes:
- a CDS encoding glycine cleavage system protein H translates to MHKKRGKKRLVGFQVEEDECIWMKAGVVNFRLCDNAFDCYNCPFDAGMQRAMSPRDHAEIELKEPGWVDHLKKHYHGPERPCRHALTGRIDAPKICPMNYECYHCAFDQMLDEFDIGKLGDPPDYVLASGYKMAKGYYYHLGHCWVRFDHGGRVKVGFDDFMVKLFGASQFLALPPLGATLKKDQVGLTFGRDDHKAASLSPVTGTVLAVNQKVQEYPGIPHEDPYHEGWLYILEPDMPKKNLKGLYYGKESMQWIEHESRKLLSLMGPEYERLAATGGRSISDVFGNFPQLGWDLLAKTFLRTAKI, encoded by the coding sequence ATGCATAAAAAAAGAGGGAAGAAACGCCTTGTCGGGTTTCAGGTGGAGGAGGATGAATGTATTTGGATGAAGGCCGGGGTTGTCAATTTTCGATTATGCGATAATGCTTTTGATTGCTACAATTGTCCCTTCGATGCTGGAATGCAGCGCGCCATGAGCCCCAGGGATCATGCCGAGATCGAATTGAAGGAACCTGGATGGGTCGATCATTTAAAGAAACACTATCATGGCCCGGAACGGCCATGTCGCCATGCCTTAACAGGACGTATTGATGCTCCCAAAATCTGTCCGATGAATTATGAATGCTATCATTGTGCTTTTGACCAGATGTTAGACGAATTTGATATCGGAAAACTTGGCGATCCGCCCGACTACGTTTTAGCATCCGGTTATAAAATGGCCAAAGGTTATTATTATCACCTGGGACATTGCTGGGTCCGTTTCGATCATGGGGGACGCGTCAAGGTTGGATTTGATGACTTTATGGTCAAGCTGTTCGGTGCATCCCAATTTCTGGCCCTGCCGCCTTTGGGTGCGACTTTGAAAAAAGATCAGGTCGGATTAACGTTCGGTCGTGACGATCATAAAGCCGCCTCACTCTCTCCGGTGACCGGTACGGTGCTCGCCGTAAATCAAAAGGTCCAAGAGTATCCCGGGATACCCCATGAGGATCCTTACCATGAGGGGTGGCTTTATATTCTGGAGCCCGACATGCCCAAAAAAAATCTGAAAGGTCTCTACTACGGCAAAGAGAGCATGCAGTGGATAGAACACGAGAGCCGGAAGCTGTTGAGCCTGATGGGACCGGAATATGAACGTCTGGCGGCCACGGGCGGCCGGTCGATCAGTGATGTGTTCGGTAATTTCCCGCAGCTCGGGTGGGATCTTTTGGCAAAAACGTTTCTTAGAACCGCGAAAATATAA
- a CDS encoding sigma 54-interacting transcriptional regulator gives MTDYNEKFLDRVFNSVADPFAIYNRDFRILKVNQALMTLFKLSAEQLIGKYCYRVFYQRTTMCPECHVKEVFDTGTPWMKEKHIPTPDGSKRIFEVHSCPIMDRRGVTIQAVEYIRDITERKTLEKQLWASKELNDSIINSISENLILADAKTFRIIQANNAFHARLGLKPPNAVGKFCHEIILNSPIPCKEAGMRCPLEEALRTKRPVLLDKNYPDAAGTDRMLEISAYPILDAQGEISSIVRLERDVTEKRKMEQALAFRSKELQRTQHQLETLFETSRQVNAKNTLIELVDFIHQIGQQIFSDSEFLFFLLEAGNQNFLDLEGCNSSVVESLHRMKQKLDLPRNVSSFIQYLQNIREPHIIGSEYSNNTPHFLSRISESYQSWFGLPISSPQQCIGYFVLGSPFAREDSREDMQFFLTLFSQVAGHIRHLIIHESEINLLQQRVTEQTSHGKIIGRSNAMQKIYELIDLVASSDATVLITGENGTGKELVAQAIHRQSHRKNGPFVVANCSAYSPTLLESELFGHEKGAFTGAIKRKIGRIERAQGGILFLDEIGDTSPATQVLLLRFLQDHCFERVGGEETIEIDVRVLAATNRDLYREVETSRFRDDLYYRLNVITIELPPLRDRKEDIPILCNHFHRMRCKP, from the coding sequence ATGACCGATTATAATGAGAAATTCCTCGACAGGGTTTTCAACAGCGTTGCCGATCCTTTTGCCATTTACAATCGTGATTTTCGAATTCTCAAAGTGAACCAGGCCCTGATGACTCTTTTTAAACTTTCTGCCGAACAGCTTATCGGCAAATATTGCTATAGGGTTTTTTATCAGCGTACGACGATGTGCCCGGAATGTCATGTTAAAGAGGTCTTTGATACCGGCACACCGTGGATGAAGGAAAAACACATTCCCACACCCGACGGAAGCAAACGCATTTTCGAGGTACATTCCTGTCCAATCATGGACCGCCGGGGGGTAACCATTCAGGCGGTCGAGTATATCAGAGATATTACCGAGCGCAAAACCCTCGAAAAACAATTGTGGGCATCAAAAGAACTCAACGACAGCATCATTAACAGCATTTCGGAAAACCTTATTCTCGCTGACGCTAAAACATTCCGGATTATCCAGGCCAACAACGCCTTTCATGCCCGCTTAGGTCTCAAACCTCCCAATGCAGTGGGGAAATTTTGCCATGAAATTATTTTAAACAGCCCCATTCCCTGTAAGGAGGCCGGGATGCGGTGCCCGCTGGAAGAAGCCCTCCGAACGAAGCGTCCGGTCCTGCTGGATAAAAATTATCCGGATGCCGCGGGAACGGATCGGATGCTGGAAATTTCCGCTTACCCGATCCTCGATGCTCAGGGGGAGATCAGTTCGATAGTCCGGTTAGAACGAGATGTCACCGAAAAGCGGAAAATGGAGCAAGCTTTGGCCTTCCGCTCCAAGGAGTTGCAGAGAACCCAGCATCAACTGGAGACGCTTTTTGAAACTTCACGGCAGGTGAACGCTAAAAATACTCTCATAGAATTGGTTGACTTTATTCACCAAATCGGTCAGCAAATCTTTTCCGACTCAGAATTCCTATTTTTTCTTTTGGAGGCCGGAAACCAAAATTTTCTGGATTTGGAAGGCTGCAATTCAAGCGTTGTAGAATCTCTGCACCGCATGAAGCAGAAACTTGATCTGCCACGGAATGTTTCCAGCTTTATCCAGTACCTGCAAAATATCAGGGAGCCTCACATCATTGGTTCAGAGTACAGCAATAACACTCCTCATTTTTTAAGCCGAATCTCAGAAAGTTATCAAAGCTGGTTCGGTCTGCCAATCTCGTCACCACAACAGTGCATTGGCTACTTTGTGCTGGGGTCACCGTTTGCTCGTGAGGATTCTCGAGAGGATATGCAATTTTTTTTAACCTTATTCAGTCAGGTCGCCGGACATATTCGACATCTCATTATTCACGAAAGTGAAATCAATCTGCTTCAGCAAAGGGTAACCGAACAGACTTCGCATGGAAAAATTATCGGCCGGAGTAACGCGATGCAGAAAATTTACGAACTGATCGATCTGGTTGCAAGCTCCGATGCCACCGTCTTAATCACTGGTGAAAACGGTACGGGCAAAGAGTTGGTCGCCCAGGCCATCCACCGGCAGAGCCATCGCAAAAATGGGCCTTTTGTGGTAGCCAACTGCTCGGCCTACTCGCCGACCCTCCTTGAAAGCGAGCTTTTTGGCCACGAAAAAGGCGCTTTTACGGGCGCCATCAAGCGCAAAATCGGTCGCATTGAGCGCGCTCAAGGGGGCATCCTGTTTTTAGATGAGATTGGTGACACTTCTCCGGCCACCCAGGTTTTGCTGCTCAGGTTTCTCCAGGATCACTGCTTCGAACGGGTCGGCGGGGAAGAAACCATAGAGATCGATGTTCGGGTACTGGCGGCAACCAACCGGGACCTTTACCGGGAAGTGGAAACGAGCCGATTCAGAGATGATCTCTATTACCGCCTAAACGTCATTACCATCGAACTTCCGCCCTTGCGCGACCGCAAAGAAGATATCCCCATACTCTGCAACCATTTTCACCGGATGCGATGCAAGCCCTGA
- a CDS encoding GNAT family N-acetyltransferase yields MLDPSIYPKIDLNTYQKETKLKDGTKMLLRPMVPEDEDALYEFFKGVSRDDARYLRDDVGNRLVVEKWAKNLDYQKTLPLLALKDDAIIADATINRRRSGWKWHLGTVRIYVREDYRGAGLGHLMIKEIADIAYNLGIEKLIAEIPDTSTDAINAFTRAGFYRAAVIANMVKDRDNQPVDVVVMMKDVRPAHDDAYDYDF; encoded by the coding sequence ATGTTGGATCCAAGCATCTATCCGAAGATTGATTTAAACACATATCAAAAAGAGACAAAACTAAAAGACGGCACCAAGATGCTTCTGCGTCCTATGGTTCCGGAAGATGAAGATGCCTTGTATGAGTTTTTCAAAGGGGTTTCCAGAGACGATGCGCGCTATTTGCGTGATGATGTTGGCAACCGACTAGTCGTTGAAAAATGGGCGAAAAACCTTGACTACCAAAAGACACTACCCCTTTTGGCGCTAAAAGATGACGCCATTATTGCCGATGCTACGATTAATCGCCGCCGCTCCGGCTGGAAATGGCATCTGGGAACCGTGCGGATTTATGTACGTGAAGACTACCGGGGTGCCGGTCTGGGGCATCTGATGATTAAAGAGATCGCCGATATCGCCTACAATCTCGGGATCGAAAAACTCATTGCCGAGATTCCCGACACCAGTACTGACGCCATCAATGCCTTTACCAGAGCAGGTTTCTATCGTGCTGCCGTGATTGCGAACATGGTCAAAGACAGGGACAACCAGCCTGTCGATGTTGTGGTAATGATGAAAGACGTTAGGCCGGCGCATGATGATGCCTATGACTATGACTTCTAA